In Leptospira congkakensis, the DNA window TCAATTGGGCAAGACACCTTCCACTTATTATTTCCCATTCAGCGTTAATACTTTCTTCAACATGCCTAGGGCGCCTCGCGTTCGCCTGGCCCTCCGTGGCCAGAGCTCTCGCACGCATACATCCATGTATGCTGTTCGGCGCCCTAGGCATGTTGAAGAAAGAAATCGAATTCATTAGGGAAATTTGGTACAAGTAAAGAGTTTTATAAGACTGAAGTGTATTGGGATTCGAAGTTATAGGGAGTAATGATATGAATTTTATGGATTGTTACTTTGTAAAAATATGTATGAAACCCTAATATATCAAAACTGGTTTCTGTTAAATGATAGGGCCTAATAAGTATAAAGAAGTCCTTAGGCCTGTAAAAATACTTGAATGAGATAAAAGAAACCTTTCTTTTTTACTATATGAAAAAAGCCCTTTGTTTGGTTTTACTTCTTATCATTTCTTTTGAATGCAAAAAAATACAATCTTTCAATGAAGAACAAAACGTAATCAGCGGATTTGCTTTCACAATTCGGAATTCTCCCTTATATAAAAATACTGATGTAAAGAGTGAGATTCTCTTAACCATACCAGAGGGTTCCAAGTTGGATGTAATAGATCATCCAAATCGAAATTTTTGGAAAGTTTCTTTTAATGGTAAAGTAGGTTTTCTTCCTAGAACTTTTAATACTGATATAAAAGATAATTTTATCTCTGTATTCTATAATTTAGAAGAAAGCGATTACAACAGTGTTTACGCGAGGAAAGAAAATCTGAGATTACGAGATAGACCTTTTTTAGATGCAAAGGTTATCACTTTGTTGCCGCAAAATAAGGAAGTTTTTGTCCTTGCTATCGGAAAACTATTTCAGCAGATCGATTCTAGCTTTGATATATGGTATTTAGTCAAAACTGAAAAAGGTGAAAAAGGTTTTATCTATGGGGGTTTTACTTATAAACATTCACATTATATAAATGACCCCATATTAAAAAAAAATAAACTTTGGATGGATATACGTAACCTGGATGGTTTTGTGGCATACCCTGGTGCCGATGAAGATACCGAACGTCTTCCTTCTTATTGTGGCAGCAGAGAAAATGGATATAATTCAAACATTCATGGTGGCATCGAACTCATCTCGGGGATTGCTAATCATAAAGGGATCAATTACTATTTAGTAGATGAACTTTATAATAACATGGAAGGATGCGATGCAATGACTCTTTGGATCTCAGAGAAAGATGTTATATTGGTAGAGAATGTAAAAGCATATACAGAAAAAAAATACGCCAAATTATATGATCCGAAACTATTAAAAATACTAAATGTAGAAAACTACAAAGCCCTTTCCGTGGAAAAGGTGCAAGACAAGGAGAAATATAAATTCAATTTTTTCCAAGTTGAATATGAGACTCGAGAAAATAACCTAGGGCACTCCATTTTTGTTTACCAAAACCAAAATAAAGATTATTTCCACTTAGTAGATGCATCTCAATTGTATTTTGTGGATATAAACAAGGATCAAATCCCTGAAATTTTTGTTTGTTATACGGATGGATTGAATAGTTTTATGGGTGATCTTTTTGTTTATCAAAATGGTGATTATCAGAAAGTATTAAGTTTCTCGCCAAAGGATGATTTTAGCGGGGTAAGATTTATAGACGACAGAGTGGAATTTGCTTTCGATGGAAGCCTTGATGGTTGTCGTATAGATGAAAATTTCTCTCAAAAATCCAAAAAAGTAAGCAAATACAAGTTTATCAACGGAACTTTGCAAAAAACAAAATAATTTGTTAATGTTTGTTTTGCCACGCACGAGTTGACTAATTGGCTTTTCTTTTAATCTATCTCAACTTGGATTCCAATCGTATTCCACACGTTTGGCGGTTCTTAAGGCGACTTCTAGTCCGAACTGTTTTTGGAGGAGATAAAAACTCATGTGGATGCCGGAAGAAATTCCTCCAGAAGTTAGAATTTTTCCATTGTCTGTGTATCGAACGTTTTCTTTTACATTTAACATTGGATAGTTGTTTTTGAGAGTTTCAATGTCCATCCAGTGGGTGGTGACTTCTAATCCATCTAAAACTCCAATTTCTGCCAATAGAAAAGCACCTGTACAGATAGAAGCTAAATGCTTAACTTTTAAGTAATTCGCTTTGATCCAACTAAGTGTTGTTTTGTTTTTGATTTCTAATTCTTCTGCCCCGTATCCACCTGGGACAATGAGAATGTCCATGTCAGGACAGTTTGTATAATTAAAATTGGGTAAAACGAAAAGTCCATTTCTAGCGCGAATGGGAGTTGTTTTTTCCGCGACAAGAAATACATTACATAGTTTTTCGCGGTTGTTTGTTTCTGCGAGTGAAAAGACTTCGAAGGAACCTGCAAAGTCCATCACTTCCACTTCAGGAAATACAAGGATTCCTATTTGTAACATGGGTAAGTTTTCCTCTATTATTTTGAATGGTGATCGGTAGAAGGACTCTGAATTTGTTTTTTATTAAATTTATAATTTGTCGAATGGTTTGGTAGTTAGTATCATCATTTCGTTTCTAATTTGGATTTCCATTTTAAAAACGGATATTCGATCAAAACATATAGAATCATACTAAAAACAAACGTATAAACAAAAAATTGAAGTGTGACCATACCAAATTGAATTGGTGTCACAAAACCATTTTGTTTTAGAGGTTTAGCCAACGATTGAAAAGCAACTGGTGCCAGTAATAAATTCCAAAGATACATAGTGTAACTTAATCTTGCAATAGGACGGAAGAATCCAATACTCATAATTTTTTGAAATTGATTTTTTCCAAGGATGGCAACTACCAGAAAAAGAGCAAAGGAGAGATTGTATAAATTGTAAGAAAAAATAGATTTATAGAATGAATTTTCGGAAACCAATAGAATGAAATTGGATACATAGATTAAAAAAGCAAAACCCAAAAGATGATATTTGAATTCTTCTAGTTTTTTTCGTATTTTTTGATTATTTGTTATTTCCATTACGATGATACCTGCAATCAGGTCATCGATTCTCATATGAAATTGGTGAAAGGCCTCTATGTTTGGACCATACGAAACATAATAAAAAACTCTGAAGACCAAAGGTAATAAATAAAGAAAAAGAAGGGTGAATCCTTGGTTTTTTCCTTTCAAAGAAAAAAGTAATAAACCAGCTACAAATGGAAAAAACAAGTAAAACTTTTCTTCAATAGCAAGAGACCATGTATGTATATTATAACTTGCAAAATAATCAGATAAGTAAATTAAATCATATTTAAAATTTTGATAAGACATCAATAAAGAACTGTTCGGGTCTGATTGGTTGCCACTTAGAGAAAAGTTTTCTCCTCCTTTTTGGAGGATGGCTGTAACCACTAAATAGGTTATGATTAAATAAAAATAATAGGCAGGAAAAATTCTCAAACTACGTTTTATAAAAAATTGTTTATAATCAATCTTTTGGTTGAGCAACCATTCTCTTTTAAGTCCATTTGAAATCAAATAACCACTTAATACAAAAAATAAAGCAACACCAGAATCTAAAGTATGTAAGAATTTTGTGAAATACGTATTTTCCCAACCAATCATTCCGATACTGGGCACTGTGTGGAAAAAAAGAACACTTAGAATCGCAATCGCTCGTAAACCATTTAGGGCTTCGTTTTCTCCATGTTTACGTATCCATGTTGATTGTAGTGCTTTCCATAAAAACATTTGTCTTTTAACCCTTTTGCATATTAGAAAACAAACAACCTCTTCGTCGAGTGGATTTTTTGGATTCTATAACGCTTGGTAGTTGTTTAGAATGGCTTCGTTTTTTGGAATGTTTTTGTATTTAAAGATTCAAAAGAAGAAGGATTTGCCTTTTTTTACTTTACATTATAAATAATTAATTTCTAATTTGCCTCGTTTGTAACGAAACAAAATAAGTGATTCACTGGAAGGTAAAACTATATGTCATTCCAAGATGCGATTAAGGTATGTTTACAAAAGTATGCTGATTTTAGCGGCAAAGCAAAGCGACCAGAGTTCTGGTGGTGGGTTGTTGCCTCTATCATTATCAGTGCTGCTCTCAACATGATCTTTCCTCTTATTGGAGGAATTTTTTCTTTAGCAATCCTGTTGCCAAGTTTGAGTGTGGGTTCAAGACGCTTGCATGATGTAGGAATGAGTGGTTGGTGGCAATTGATTGGACTTACGGGAATTGGACTTCTTGTGCTGATTTTCTTTTGGGCTCAAAAAGGAAAAGGTTAGAAATTTAATTCAAAATTTTGTTTCCCTTCCAGCGTTAGGGAGACAAAGGGCTTGGTCACCTGCTATCGTTAGATGGTGGGTGACGGGAGCGAAAAGCGGACCCCGGAGTGGCCCGACCCTTTACCTTTAAGATCTAAAAATTGTTTGGATTGGGAACGCACCGAATCTTATTTTTCTTTTTCTAAAATGGTAAGATAAGTTTCACGTAATTGTTTGGAGACTTTTCCTGTTTGGTTTGCGAAGGTAAACATTGTTGAGTTTGATTGGTTAGAGATCATGCGAGTGATTTCAGTGGATGCAGGCCAACCGTTACATCCTTGGTGTGACCATTCGTAGATGATTTCATTTGGCGATTCTGTGATGGTGTTAAAAACAAGACTAGGGCAGTTTTCGGAAAGACCATCTTTGACCGCATTCATAAAGTTAGTTCTATTGGATGTACCAATTGTTTTTAAAAGGTTCAATCGATAGATTTCGGTCCATGTTTCTATTTTTGTGCCTTCTGGAATCATTTCAATTAACACCTGTTCGTTGTTTTCACCTGAATTTCCTACATACCAACGCCTGCCATCTAAGTTGCGGAGAAAGGGAACTTTAACAGTTTCTTTTTTGATATTCAGATTTTTTTCCATAAACAGACGAAGGGTTTCTTTACTTTTTTCTGAAAAGTTAATAGGAACATTCAAAGTCTTTTTTTCGCCTTTAGAATTTGTGATTTCGAAGGTAAAGAATAGACTTGTATTTCCTAATTCGTAAATCCACTGGTATTCTTTTTCTAAAAGTGGTTCACTCGATAGAAAAAGATCTCCTGGATTTATTTTATTTGTTTCTGAGATATATTTGGTTTTTTCCGGCCATTTGACTTCATAACCATGGATACTTTCTAAGTTGTCTACTTTGATCTCGGCGATAAAGTTCCAGCGAATGGCGGATTTATCGATAACCGGTCCTAAACTTTTGGATCGAATCCAGTCGTTTTCTAACTCTGGTTTGAGTTGGGCAAAAATTTGAGAAGAAAGAAAAAGTAAAAATAAGGCAGTGGTTAGGTGTCGCTGTTTCATTGTTATGCTCTGGTTTTTGATACAAGGGAGAATGGATTGTAATGTAAAGGAAGATTGGATTTCGTCAACAAATTGTTTGGAAGATCAGTTCTTATCAGGATTAGAAAGTTTATTTATTTTTTATTTGTGAATGTGTTTTTATTAGTTTTACGTTTTATCTCCACTCGGATTGTTTTTATCCGTTGTGGTCGGAATTCGATCTAAGGGACTAACAATATTTTCTAACCGAGTTCTTGCCACTTTTGTATAAATCTGAGTGGTTCGGACACTTGTGTGCCCGAGTAAAGTTTGGATCATTCGTAAATCCGTTCCCAGTTCTAAGAGATGGGTGGCAAAGGCATGTCGCAAACTATGAAAACTCACCTTCTTTTGGATTTTTGCTTTTTTAGCAGCATTTGTGAATATCATTTCCGCCGTACGGATATGAAGTGGTCTATTTTTAGCACCAGGAAACAACCAAGGATTGGCACGTACTTCATTATAACTTTGTCGTAAGAGTAAGTTGTATTCCCTTACTTTTAAATATTCTTTTAGTTCCTCGATTAGTGATGAAGCAAGCACTGTGTATCGATCTTTTTTTCCTTTACCTTGTGTGACTCGAACCATATTTCGTTTCAAATCGATATCGGTTATTTTTAGGTGGATCACTTCGCTGACTCTGAGACCAGAGGAATAACTGATAAGAAGTAATATTTTATGTTTTCTATTGGGAAGTGCATCGAAGATTGCCCTTGTTTCTTCTGCTGATAAAACCTCTGGAAGTTTTGATTCAACTTTCATTCGTGGAAATTTTAAATGAGTGAATTGTTTTCTCACTTCACGAAAATAAAAGATAAATGCTTGTCTCGAGGATCTGATACTTGCGGCTTTTGCTTTGCGTTCTGTTACCAAATAATCTAAATAAGTTTCTAAATCTAACATTCTAATGTTTGAAGGTAATTTTTCTGTGAAAGTTAACAATCGAAGCAGATGAGAATAATATGTTTTGGTCGTACAAAAGGTAAAGTTTCTATCCCTTGTTGCTTTGAAAAAATCTTCTAGAATTCCACATTTTTTTGGAATTTCTTTTGGTAATATTCGGATATCATGAGGTTCAAATGCACTTAGTAATTGTTTTAGGATGATTGGATCGTTGGGATATGACCAAGACTTATCCTTTGGATGGTAACAACCATTAGGAATGGTTTTTGCAATGGTGAAAAAGATTTTTGAAAATCGAAATCGTAAATGAAATCGACTGTCCTCGAGAGAAAAACGAAGTTTGATCATATAGCACCTAACCTTGTGTTGGTAGTTGATTAGGTGGTTTCTTTTCTGTTTGGTTCTTAAATTTTGGGAGGAGCGGAGTTTTTATTCGAATTTCGAGTATTCGCCGGTTGGTGTGTGAGAATCTAGTATCCCCGCCCTGATTAGGGAGGGGTTCTAGACCCGCCACCCAATGCCTTCTCTTTACCACAACCTCACTTCATTTGATACCCAAATCTTCTCCTAACGATTTTTTTTCTTGGAAAGTTCGTATTCTCGCACAAGATACGATAATCAAGGTAACTTATGAACTTAATCACGGTAGGACTCGGTATATTTTTTATCCTTTATGGAACTACAACGTACATCTTACGCATCTACAAACCTGGCATCTTTTGGAAATTAGAACCTATGAAACAAAAATGGGGCGAAAAAAGAGGACACTTCATTCATGTGTTTAGTTATTCGATCCTTCCCATCATTTTTGGAATCGTTTATACCATTCTGGGGCTAAAAGGATAGCGACTGTTTGGTGAAATCCACTGACTTCTTTAGCTTTGAATGCGTCAAATCTAAGTTATGTGGGCGCCTCCAATTTGGTTTTGGATTTGTATTTGATTCTTAAAAGGACCGGGCCCTCCGCTGCAATCTTTCTCTTGCGAGAAAGGATTTTCGCTAGGGTCCCTGGCGCTTAATATTTGTTTGTTGTTTAAAGTTTGTGAGAAAGGATGGTATCTTGTCTAGAAGGCGTTCTGTCTTCTGGATAGTCCGTACTATAGTGAAGGCCACGACTTTCTTTTCTTAGAAGAGCAGAGCGAACAATCAGTTCAGCCACTTTCACCAAGTTACGAAGTTCGAGTAATCCAAGAGATACAGTAGTCCGATTGTAATAGTCTTTCACTTCTTCTGAGATTAGTTTCAATCGTCGGAGGGCTCTTTCTAGTCGCATATCGGAGCGGACAATTCCCACATAATTACTCATAATGGTTCGAATTTCTACCAAATCATGGGAAATCAAAACCCATTCTTCTGTGTTTGTAGTTCCTTCTTTGTTCCAATCAGGAATGAGATCTGTTTCTGCGGAATAACTGAGTTTACCCTGGTCACGAATATCTCCCGCGATTCGGTGTGAAAACACAAGGCA includes these proteins:
- a CDS encoding DJ-1/PfpI family protein, which produces MLQIGILVFPEVEVMDFAGSFEVFSLAETNNREKLCNVFLVAEKTTPIRARNGLFVLPNFNYTNCPDMDILIVPGGYGAEELEIKNKTTLSWIKANYLKVKHLASICTGAFLLAEIGVLDGLEVTTHWMDIETLKNNYPMLNVKENVRYTDNGKILTSGGISSGIHMSFYLLQKQFGLEVALRTAKRVEYDWNPS
- a CDS encoding tyrosine-type recombinase/integrase yields the protein MIKLRFSLEDSRFHLRFRFSKIFFTIAKTIPNGCYHPKDKSWSYPNDPIILKQLLSAFEPHDIRILPKEIPKKCGILEDFFKATRDRNFTFCTTKTYYSHLLRLLTFTEKLPSNIRMLDLETYLDYLVTERKAKAASIRSSRQAFIFYFREVRKQFTHLKFPRMKVESKLPEVLSAEETRAIFDALPNRKHKILLLISYSSGLRVSEVIHLKITDIDLKRNMVRVTQGKGKKDRYTVLASSLIEELKEYLKVREYNLLLRQSYNEVRANPWLFPGAKNRPLHIRTAEMIFTNAAKKAKIQKKVSFHSLRHAFATHLLELGTDLRMIQTLLGHTSVRTTQIYTKVARTRLENIVSPLDRIPTTTDKNNPSGDKT
- a CDS encoding DUF805 domain-containing protein, which encodes MSFQDAIKVCLQKYADFSGKAKRPEFWWWVVASIIISAALNMIFPLIGGIFSLAILLPSLSVGSRRLHDVGMSGWWQLIGLTGIGLLVLIFFWAQKGKG
- a CDS encoding acyltransferase family protein; the encoded protein is MFLWKALQSTWIRKHGENEALNGLRAIAILSVLFFHTVPSIGMIGWENTYFTKFLHTLDSGVALFFVLSGYLISNGLKREWLLNQKIDYKQFFIKRSLRIFPAYYFYLIITYLVVTAILQKGGENFSLSGNQSDPNSSLLMSYQNFKYDLIYLSDYFASYNIHTWSLAIEEKFYLFFPFVAGLLLFSLKGKNQGFTLLFLYLLPLVFRVFYYVSYGPNIEAFHQFHMRIDDLIAGIIVMEITNNQKIRKKLEEFKYHLLGFAFLIYVSNFILLVSENSFYKSIFSYNLYNLSFALFLVVAILGKNQFQKIMSIGFFRPIARLSYTMYLWNLLLAPVAFQSLAKPLKQNGFVTPIQFGMVTLQFFVYTFVFSMILYVLIEYPFLKWKSKLETK